A single region of the Triticum dicoccoides isolate Atlit2015 ecotype Zavitan chromosome 2B, WEW_v2.0, whole genome shotgun sequence genome encodes:
- the LOC119362901 gene encoding putative MYST-like histone acetyltransferase 1, which yields MGSMELSTAPENGTAAAAAACNGGAAPANGGVERRLRSSAASASWAAHLPLEVGTRVMCRWRDQKPHPVKVIERRKSAASSSPADYEYYVHYTEFNRRLDEWVKLEQLDLDTVEADVDEKVDDKATSLKMTRHQKRKIDETHVEQGHEELDAASLREHEEFTKVKNIAKIELGKYEIDTWYFSPFPPEYNDSAKLFFCEFCLNFMKRKEQLQRHMKKCDLKHPPGDEIYRCGTLSMFEVDGKKNKVYGQNLCYLAKLFLDHKTLYYDVDLFLFYILCECDDRGCHMVGYFSKEKHSEEAYNLACILTLPPYQRKGYGKFLIAFSYELSKKEGKVGTPERPLSDLGLLSYRGYWTRVLLEILKKHKSNISIKELSDMTAIKADDILSTLQSLDLIQYRKGQHVICADPKVLDRHLKAAGRGGLDVDVSKLIWTPYKEQG from the exons ATGGGCTCCATGGAGCTGTCCACCGCGCCGGAGAACGGCaccgccgcggccgccgcggcgTGCAACGGCGGGGCCGCCCCGGCGAACGGAGGGGTCGAGAGGAGGCTGAGATCCTCGGCCGCGTCCGCGTCCTGGGCGGCGCATCTGCCGCTGGAAGTGGGGACGCGCGTGATGTGCCGGTGGCGCGACCAGAAGCCCCACCCCGTCAAGGTCATCGAGCGCCGGAAGTCCGCCGCCTCCTCTTCCCCCGCCGACTACGAGTACTACGTCCATTACACCGAGT TCAACAGGAGGTTGGATGAGTGGGTTAAACTTGAGCAACTTGATCTTGATACTGTCGAGGCTGATGTTGACGAGAAGGTAGACGACAAG GCAACAAGTTTGAAGATGACACGACACCAGAAACGTAAAATCGACGAAACACACGTGGAG CAAGGTCACGAGGAGCTTGATGCTGCTAGTTTGCGGGAGCATGAGGAGTTCACAAAGGTGAAAAATATAGCGAAGATAGAACTTGGGAAATATGAGATAGATACCTGGTATTTCTCTCCTTTCCCACCAGAGTACAATGACTCTGCGAAGCTGTTCTTCTGTGAGTTTTGCCTGAACTTCATGAAGCGCAAAGAACAGCTTCAGAGGCACATG AAGAAGTGTGATCTTAAGCATCCCCCGGGTGATGAAATCTACAGATGTGGAACTCTATCGATGTTCGAG GTTGATGGCAAGAAGAATAAGGTTTATGGACAGAACCTTTGCTACCTGGCCAAGCTATTCCTTGATCACAAAACACTCTACTATGATGTGGATTTGTTCTTGTTCTATATCCTGTGTGAATGTGATGATCGGGGATGCCATATGGTGGGATATTTCTCCAAG GAGAAGCACTCTGAGGAAGCTTACAACTTGGCCTGCATTCTCACTCTCCCTCCATACCAAAGAAAGGGTTACGGAAAGTTCCTGATTGCTTTCT CTTATGAGCTTTCTAAAAAGGAAGGTAAAGTGGGAACACCGGAGCGTCCTCTCTCAGATCTTGGTCTGCTCAGTTATAGAGGCTATTGGACTAGAGTACTTCTGGAAATTTTGAAGAAACATAAGAGCAACATATCTATTAAG GAGCTGAGCGACATGACGGCAATCAAAGCGGACGACATCTTGAGCACGCTGCAGAGCCTGGACCTGATCCAGTACCGGAAAGGGCAGCATGTCATCTGTGCAGACCCAAAGGTCCTCGACCGCCACCTCAAGGCCGCGGGGCGGGGGGGCCTTGACGTCGACGTGAGCAAGCTGATCTGGACACCGTACAAGGAGCAAGGCTAA